A window of the Brassica napus cultivar Da-Ae chromosome A2, Da-Ae, whole genome shotgun sequence genome harbors these coding sequences:
- the LOC106381358 gene encoding F-box/kelch-repeat protein SKIP6-like isoform X2: MTSKAHRSLATSPSLWDLRWRMKRIEPSYYVCLHIFPDPVPRWFILHPVKRQLKPLLPLWCTESGSSFMVVDWGIFIIGGLVNGKPTSNVTMFDCFEHAWYKIPPMKMARAFASASVIDGKLYVFGGCGDDVDSSNWAEVYNPRTYTWNFLCVPTTTRPKNIKQSVVIGKKKVYVVDEDRQIFSFSPSKLPPMFVSCRKTDSKPGDRDDWCLIGGFLFSRGARGTILWCLPEEFDWKEVKGLEELQQQQLVEYGITKLSTNYASNIVIFWNAQPPQGGATESLELWSAEISLTQIETSQGLEIRGKIEWSGSVYKLDYPLSESNRVKVLFAASVFA; the protein is encoded by the coding sequence ATGACCTCCAAGGCACACCGGTCTCTCGCAACCTCCCCTTCCCTATGGGACTTGAGATGGCGGATGAAGCGCATCGAGCCATCTTACTACGTGTGCTTGCACATATTTCCAGACCCCGTCCCACGGTGGTTCATCCTCCACCCGGTGAAACGTCAGCTGAAACCGCTCCTCCCGCTTTGGTGTACAGAATCAGGTTCCTCTTTTATGGTGGTGGATTGGGGTATATTTATCATCGGTGGACTCGTAAACGGCAAACCCACATCGAATGTCACCATGTTCGATTGTTTCGAGCATGCGTGGTACAAAATCCCGCCCATGAAGATGGCTCGTGCTTTCGCCTCAGCAAGCGTTATCGACGGCAAGCTATACGTGTTTGGAGGGTGCGGGGATGACGTTGATTCCTCAAACTGGGCAGAGGTCTACAATCCCCGCACCTATACTTGGAATTTTTTGTGTGTGCCTACTACGACTCGGCCAAAGAATATAAAACAAAGCGTGGTGATAGGCAAGAAGAAGGTTTACGTGGTGGATGAGGATCGTCAAATCTTCTCCTTCTCCCCAAGCAAACTTCCTCCTATGTTTGTGTCGTGCAGAAAAACAGATTCTAAACCAGGAGACAGAGACGACTGGTGTTTGATCGGAGGATTCTTATTTTCCCGTGGTGCCCGCGGGACGATACTTTGGTGTTTGCCAGAAGAGTTCGATTGGAAGGAAGTCAAGGGTTTGGAAGAGCTGCAACAACAACAGTTGGTTGAATACGGTATCACCAAACTCTCCACAAACTATGCGTCCAACATTGTCATCTTCTGGAACGCCCAGCCTCCTCAAGGTGGTGCTACTGAGAGTTTGGAGCTTTGGTCTGCGGAGATTTCCCTAACGCAAATCGAGACAAGCCAGGGACTAGAGATTCGGGGGAAGATCGAGTGGTCCGGTTCTGTCTACAAACTCGACTACCCTCTCTCAGAATCAAATAGAGTTAAGGTCTTGTTTGCTGCTAGTGTCTTTGCCTGA
- the LOC106379561 gene encoding non-specific lipid-transfer protein 2-like, whose product MKFSCSKPVLFTCAILLLLIVAQENRVVAGQSCDPMQLIPCEEAILKGSKPSDTCCTRLNQQQHCVCQYMKNPNFKSFLDSPNAKKIATDCHCPKPKC is encoded by the coding sequence ATGAAGTTTTCTTGCTCAAAACCAGTGTTGTTCACTTGTGCAATCCTTCTCTTGCTCATTGTTGCTCAAGAAAACAGAGTTGTTGCAGGACAGTCATGTGACCCTATGCAGCTTATCCCATGCGAGGAGGCCATACTGAAAGGCTCTAAGCCGTCGGATACATGTTGCACCAGGCTGAACCAGCAACAACACTGTGTCTGCCAGTACATGAAGAACCCCAATTTCAAATCTTTCCTCGACTCACCAAATGCTAAAAAAATCGCCACTGATTGTCATTGTCCTAAACCCAAGTGCTAG
- the LOC106378138 gene encoding putative F-box/kelch-repeat protein At3g24610 — MKVPRASASASRIDNKIYVFGGCGDDVDSSNWAEVYDIDTLTWDFLCVPTTTRPKNIKQSVVIGKKEVYAVDEDGQSFSFSPSKLFVSCGKTDSKPGDRHDWCLIGRFLFSRGPRGTILWCLPDELDWKEVKGLEELQQQQLVEYGITKLSKKASYIVIFWNAQPQGADSLELWSAEISLRRVGPDVRGKIEWSGSVYKLDYPLTDSNRVKVVYAGTAFT, encoded by the coding sequence ATGAAGGTGCCTCGTGCTTCCGCCTCAGCAAGCAGGATAGACAACAAGATATACGTGTTTGGAGGGTGCGGGGATGACGTTGATTCCTCAAACTGGGCAGAGGTATACGATATCGACACCTTAACTTGGGATTTCTTGTGTGTGCCTACTACTACTCGGCCGAAGAATATCAAACAAAGCGTGGTGATAGGCAAGAAGGAGGTTTACGCAGTGGATGAGGATGGTCAAAGCTTCTCCTTCTCCCCAAGCAAACTGTTTGTGTCATGCGGAAAAACAGATTCTAAGCCAGGAGATAGACACGACTGGTGTTTGATCGGACGATTCTTGTTTTCCCGTGGTCCCCGCGGGACAATACTGTGGTGTTTGCCAGACGAGTTGGATTGGAAGGAAGTCAAGGGTTTGGAAGAGCTGCAACAACAACAGTTGGTTGAATACGGTATCACTAAACTCTCCAAAAAGGCGTCCTACATTGTCATCTTCTGGAACGCCCAGCCTCAAGGTGCTGATAGTTTGGAGCTTTGGTCTGCGGAGATTTCCCTCAGGAGAGTCGGACCAGATGTTCGGGGAAAGATTGAGTGGTCTGGTTCTGTCTACAAACTCGACTACCCTCTCACAGACTCAAACAGAGTTAAGGTTGTGTATGCTGGTACTGCCTTTACCTGA
- the LOC111208987 gene encoding uncharacterized protein LOC111208987 — protein sequence MSKEAAIRTGESSPPLLFRQVSPGPGDSTMQFRLLHFWDARKNVKGGPGIILGIELLLIDAEGTVAQGFIGQNRRNQYEKELKRGMIYTLTNHYQARERSLKEEMIVSLYFQITKDARS from the exons ATGTCGAAAGAGGCCGCAATCCGCACCGGCGAATCTTCTCCTCCCCTCCTCTTCCGACAAGTTTCACCGGGACCCGGAGATTCCACCATGCAGTTTCGGCTTCTTCATTTCTGGGATGCTCGCAAGAATGTCAAAGGAGGACCAGGGATCATTCTTGGGATCGAGCTCCTTCTGATCGACGCAGag GGTACTGTGGCTCAGGGGTTCATCGGTCAGAACCGTCGCAACCAATACGAGAAAGAGCTTAAGCGTGGGATGATCTACACACTGACAAATCATtatcaagcgagagaaagatcactcaaagaagagatgatagtgagtctctatttccagattacaaaggacgcacgttcctga
- the LOC106379463 gene encoding transcription factor BEE 3-like isoform X2 codes for MANLSSDFQTFDPITQLAELNNTLNHFQTMFASPFSSSLDSLFFHHQQHQQFPEHFPGKSPENNGFHQGILLPNYNTHNNDDSSSGIDTKKRKTLMESVSTSENSVSDQTLSTSSAQVSTNGTKNSSLRRGKMSKNREEEKERVYVRAKRGQATDSHSLAERVRRGKINERLKCLKDIVPGCYKAMGMATMLDEIINYVQSLQNQVEFLSMKLTAASSYYDFNSEADAVDSMQKAKAREAVEMGQGRDGSRVFHSSSWTL; via the exons ATGGCGAATCTCTCTTCTGATTTTCAGACATTCGATCCCATAACTCAACTTGCAGAACTCAACAACACTCTTAACCACTTTCAGACAATGTTCgcttctcctttctcttcttctctcgaCTCTCTTTTCTTTCATCACCAACAACACCAACAATTTCCGGAACATTTCCCCGGAAAATCCCCCGAAAACAATGGTTTTCATCAAGGGATTTTACTCCCTAATTATAATACTCACAACAACGACGATTCTTCTTCAGGAATCGATACCAAGAAGAGAAAAACATTAATGGAGTCCGTATCTACGTCGGAGAACAGTGTCTCTGATCAAACTTTATCTACCTCTTCTGCTCAAGTTTCGACTAATGGAACCAAAAAT AGTTCTTTAAGGAGAGGGAAAATGTCAAAgaacagagaagaagagaaagagagagtataTGTTAGAGCCAAAAGGGGTCAAGCCACTGATAGCCACAGCTTAGCAGAGCGG GTTAGACGAGGGAAAATAAACGAGAGATTGAAATGCCTGAAAGATATAGTGCCCGGATGTTATAAG GCAATGGGAATGGCTACGATGCTGGACGAGATAATTAATTATGTCCAGTCGTTACAAAATCAAGTTGAG TTTTTATCTATGAAGCTTACGGCAGCAAGTTCGTATTATGACTTTAACTCGGAGGCTGATGCTGTTGATTCCATGCAG AAGGCAAAGGCACGTGAGGCAGTAGAAATGGGGCAAGGGAGGGATGGGAGCAGGGTCTTCCATTCATCATCATGGACCCTTTGA
- the LOC106379460 gene encoding ETHYLENE INSENSITIVE 3-like 3 protein: MENEPDDLASDNVAEIDVSDEEIDAEDLERRMWKDRVRLKRIKERTKSSSQAKETPKKISDQAQRKKMSRAQDGILKYMLKLMEVCKVRGFVYGIIPEKGKPVSGSSDNIRAWWKEKVKFDKNGPAAIAKYEEECIASRKSDRNRNSQFVLQDLQDATLGSLLSSLMQHCDPPQRKYPLEKGTPPPWWPTGNEEWWVKLGLGNSQSPPYRKPHDLKKMWKVGVLTAVINHMLPDVEKIKRHVRQSKCLQDKMTAKESAIWLAVLNQEESLFQQNSSDNGTSNVTEIRRRGNNNAERRKNMVNSDGEYDVDGTEEASGSVTATSQPVREKHRRRKRPRSREEEEQPEAEQRNILPDMNHVDAPMLEHDINGAHHHEEGVLEQNIALGPEENGLEVMVPEFDNNYTYIEPVNGQAMMPVDERTMLYGPNPNQELQFGSGYNFYNPSAVFVNNQEEDLIHMQKEMNITSNNGFEESVGVLQPHGLDGNEDGITGRDLPLQFQSDNNILSPFINDLAAFDSSTFYSGFDSYGAFDDDFSWFGA, translated from the coding sequence ATGGAGAACGAGCCTGATGACTTAGCTAGCGACAATGTAGCAGAGATTGACGTGAGTGATGAAGAGATTGATGCAGAAGACCTTGAGAGACGGATGTGGAAGGATCGTGTACGTCTCAAAAGAATCAAAGAACGAACCAAAAGCAGTTCTCAAGCCAAGGAGACACCAAAAAAGATCTCGGATCAAGCGCAGAGGAAGAAAATGTCTAGAGCACAAGACGGTATACTCAAGTACATGCTAAAGCTAATGGAAGTCTGCAAAGTCCGCGGGTTTGTGTACGGCATCATACCCGAAAAGGGGAAGCCGGTGAGCGGCTCCTCCGACAATATAAGAGCTTGGTGGAAGGAAAAGGTGAAGTTCGATAAGAACGGGCCAGCTGCGATTGCTAAATACGAAGAGGAGTGTATAGCGTCTCGGAAGTCAGACCGGAATAGAAATTCGCAGTTTGTTCTGCAAGACTTGCAAGATGCTACTTTAGGGTCTTTGCTGTCTTCTTTGATGCAGCATTGTGATCCTCCTCAGAGGAAGTATCCGTTGGAGAAAGGGACTCCTCCTCCTTGGTGGCCGACGGGGAATGAAGAGTGGTGGGTGAAGCTTGGTCTTGGCAACAGCCAGAGTCCTCCTTACAGGAAGCCGCATGATCTCAAGAAGATGTGGAAAGTTGGGGTTTTGACGGCTGTGATCAACCATATGTTGCCTGATGTTGAGAAGATTAAGAGGCATGTTCGTCAGTCTAAGTGTTTGCAGGATAAGATGACGGCGAAAGAGAGCGCGATTTGGTTGGCGGTTTTGAACCAAGAGGAGTCCTTGTTTCAGCAGAATAGTAGTGATAATGGAACATCTAATGTAACTGAGATACGCCGGAGAGGTAATAATAACGCTGAGAGGAGGAAAAATATGGTCAACAGTGACGGTGAGTATGATGTTGATGGGACAGAGGAGGCTTCAGGTTCAGTAACAGCCACCTCACAGCCAGTAAGAGAGAAACACAGGAGAAGGAAAAGACCTAGaagcagagaagaagaagaacaaccaGAAGCTGAACAGAGAAATATTTTACCTGATATGAATCATGTTGATGCCCCTATGCTAGAACATGACATCAACGGTGCTCATCACCATGAGGAAGGTGTTTTGGAACAAAACATCGCCTTAGGACCAGAGGAGAACGGTCTGGAAGTGATGGTTCCCGAGTTTGATAACAACTATACTTATATTGAGCCTGTCAATGGACAAGCTATGATGCCCGTAGACGAGAGGACAATGCTTTACGGACCAAACCCTAACCAGGAGTTGCAGTTTGGGTCAGGTTACAACTTTTATAATCCTTCTGCAGTGTTTGTGAATAATCAGGAAGAAGACCTCATCCATATGCAGAAAGAAATGAACATAACTAGCAACAACGGGTTCGAGGAATCAGTAGGTGTACTTCAACCCCATGGTTTAGATGGAAATGAAGACGGCATAACAGGAAGAGATTTGCCTCTTCAGTTTCAGAGTGACAATAACATTCTGTCTCCATTCATCAATGACTTGGCGGCGTTTGATAGTAGCACATTTTACTCTGGGTTTGATTCCTATGGTGCATTTGATGATGACTTCTCATGGTTTGGAGCTTAG
- the LOC106381358 gene encoding F-box/kelch-repeat protein At5g49000-like isoform X1: MKGRSRKERKIEEGKEEVCGLTSLPVDVVTNCLVHVSRFDLAALAMTSKAHRSLATSPSLWDLRWRMKRIEPSYYVCLHIFPDPVPRWFILHPVKRQLKPLLPLWCTESGSSFMVVDWGIFIIGGLVNGKPTSNVTMFDCFEHAWYKIPPMKMARAFASASVIDGKLYVFGGCGDDVDSSNWAEVYNPRTYTWNFLCVPTTTRPKNIKQSVVIGKKKVYVVDEDRQIFSFSPSKLPPMFVSCRKTDSKPGDRDDWCLIGGFLFSRGARGTILWCLPEEFDWKEVKGLEELQQQQLVEYGITKLSTNYASNIVIFWNAQPPQGGATESLELWSAEISLTQIETSQGLEIRGKIEWSGSVYKLDYPLSESNRVKVLFAASVFA, encoded by the coding sequence atgaaAGGAAGATCGAGGAAGGAAAGGAAGATCGAGGAAGGAAAGGAAGAGGTGTGTGGGTTAACGTCGTTGCCAGTTGATGTGGTTACGAACTGTCTGGTTCATGTATCGAGATTCGACCTGGCGGCCTTAGCTATGACCTCCAAGGCACACCGGTCTCTCGCAACCTCCCCTTCCCTATGGGACTTGAGATGGCGGATGAAGCGCATCGAGCCATCTTACTACGTGTGCTTGCACATATTTCCAGACCCCGTCCCACGGTGGTTCATCCTCCACCCGGTGAAACGTCAGCTGAAACCGCTCCTCCCGCTTTGGTGTACAGAATCAGGTTCCTCTTTTATGGTGGTGGATTGGGGTATATTTATCATCGGTGGACTCGTAAACGGCAAACCCACATCGAATGTCACCATGTTCGATTGTTTCGAGCATGCGTGGTACAAAATCCCGCCCATGAAGATGGCTCGTGCTTTCGCCTCAGCAAGCGTTATCGACGGCAAGCTATACGTGTTTGGAGGGTGCGGGGATGACGTTGATTCCTCAAACTGGGCAGAGGTCTACAATCCCCGCACCTATACTTGGAATTTTTTGTGTGTGCCTACTACGACTCGGCCAAAGAATATAAAACAAAGCGTGGTGATAGGCAAGAAGAAGGTTTACGTGGTGGATGAGGATCGTCAAATCTTCTCCTTCTCCCCAAGCAAACTTCCTCCTATGTTTGTGTCGTGCAGAAAAACAGATTCTAAACCAGGAGACAGAGACGACTGGTGTTTGATCGGAGGATTCTTATTTTCCCGTGGTGCCCGCGGGACGATACTTTGGTGTTTGCCAGAAGAGTTCGATTGGAAGGAAGTCAAGGGTTTGGAAGAGCTGCAACAACAACAGTTGGTTGAATACGGTATCACCAAACTCTCCACAAACTATGCGTCCAACATTGTCATCTTCTGGAACGCCCAGCCTCCTCAAGGTGGTGCTACTGAGAGTTTGGAGCTTTGGTCTGCGGAGATTTCCCTAACGCAAATCGAGACAAGCCAGGGACTAGAGATTCGGGGGAAGATCGAGTGGTCCGGTTCTGTCTACAAACTCGACTACCCTCTCTCAGAATCAAATAGAGTTAAGGTCTTGTTTGCTGCTAGTGTCTTTGCCTGA
- the LOC106379462 gene encoding serine-aspartate repeat-containing protein C-like isoform X1: MRRFVQRFPSLLAPNLIHHPPTILRHPKINPRVVVPSLDRVTSRFVFFSSESNSARGLGSDEVVSKEELKKRIQSFLDDGDEDALPDLFEAMMTRKLSGKHDESDDEVMEEVRKYPINDSHKVDDNVESDGDSSDSDIESDDLSDGDSDEESDDLSDGDSSDSDEEFDGLKDVDLSGRGIKIDGLKDVDLSGLDVKIDGLKDVNLSGLGIKIGGLKPDHSSYFDSESD, translated from the exons ATGAGACGATTCGTGCAGAGGTTTCCCAGTTTATTGGCTCCAAATCTCATCCACCACCCTCCCACGATTCTCCGACATCCGAAGATCAACCCTCGCGTTGTTGTTCCTTCACTCGACCGAGTTACTTCCCGGttcgtcttcttctcttccgAGTCCAACTCGGCTCGTGGCTTGGGAAGCGACGAGGTTGTTTCTAAAGAAG AGCTGAAGAAGAGGATACAAAGCTTCTTAGATGATGGAGACGAGGATGCATTGCCTGATTTGTTCGAGGCGATGATGACTAGGAAGTTGTCTGGTAAGCACGATGAAAGCGACGATGAGGTGATGGAGGAGGTGCGTAAGTATCCAATTAATGACTCACATAAGGTCGATGACAATGTCGAGAGTGATGGTGATTCATCTGATTCCGATATCGAGAGTGATGACCTGAGTGATGGTGATTCAGATGAAGAGAGTGATGACCTGAGTGATGGTGATTCATCTGATTCGGATGAAGAGTTTGATGGTCTAAAAGATGTTGACTTGTCTGGTCGTGGCATCAAGATTGATGGTCTGAAAGATGTTGACTTGTCTGGTCTTGATGTCAAGATTGATGGTCTGAAAGATGTTAACTTGTCTGGGCTTGGTATCAAGATTGGTGGTCTAAAGCCTGATCACTCGTCTTATTTCGACTCTGAAAGTGATTAA
- the LOC106379462 gene encoding uncharacterized protein LOC106379462 isoform X2, whose amino-acid sequence MRRFVQRFPSLLAPNLIHHPPTILRHPKINPRVVVPSLDRVTSRFVFFSSESNSARGLGSDEVVSKEELKKRIQSFLDDGDEDALPDLFEAMMTRKLSGKHDESDDEVMEEVRKYPINDSHKVDDNVESDDLSDGDSDEESDDLSDGDSSDSDEEFDGLKDVDLSGRGIKIDGLKDVDLSGLDVKIDGLKDVNLSGLGIKIGGLKPDHSSYFDSESD is encoded by the exons ATGAGACGATTCGTGCAGAGGTTTCCCAGTTTATTGGCTCCAAATCTCATCCACCACCCTCCCACGATTCTCCGACATCCGAAGATCAACCCTCGCGTTGTTGTTCCTTCACTCGACCGAGTTACTTCCCGGttcgtcttcttctcttccgAGTCCAACTCGGCTCGTGGCTTGGGAAGCGACGAGGTTGTTTCTAAAGAAG AGCTGAAGAAGAGGATACAAAGCTTCTTAGATGATGGAGACGAGGATGCATTGCCTGATTTGTTCGAGGCGATGATGACTAGGAAGTTGTCTGGTAAGCACGATGAAAGCGACGATGAGGTGATGGAGGAGGTGCGTAAGTATCCAATTAATGACTCACATAAGGTCGATGACAATGTCGAGAGTGATG ACCTGAGTGATGGTGATTCAGATGAAGAGAGTGATGACCTGAGTGATGGTGATTCATCTGATTCGGATGAAGAGTTTGATGGTCTAAAAGATGTTGACTTGTCTGGTCGTGGCATCAAGATTGATGGTCTGAAAGATGTTGACTTGTCTGGTCTTGATGTCAAGATTGATGGTCTGAAAGATGTTAACTTGTCTGGGCTTGGTATCAAGATTGGTGGTCTAAAGCCTGATCACTCGTCTTATTTCGACTCTGAAAGTGATTAA
- the LOC106379463 gene encoding transcription factor BEE 3-like isoform X1: protein MANLSSDFQTFDPITQLAELNNTLNHFQTMFASPFSSSLDSLFFHHQQHQQFPEHFPGKSPENNGFHQGILLPNYNTHNNDDSSSGIDTKKRKTLMESVSTSENSVSDQTLSTSSAQVSTNGTKNSSLRRGKMSKNREEEKERVYVRAKRGQATDSHSLAERVKIDYLIKYIYEFNMLLMLNCMINEKYEYKDFHVEFQVRRGKINERLKCLKDIVPGCYKAMGMATMLDEIINYVQSLQNQVEFLSMKLTAASSYYDFNSEADAVDSMQKAKAREAVEMGQGRDGSRVFHSSSWTL, encoded by the exons ATGGCGAATCTCTCTTCTGATTTTCAGACATTCGATCCCATAACTCAACTTGCAGAACTCAACAACACTCTTAACCACTTTCAGACAATGTTCgcttctcctttctcttcttctctcgaCTCTCTTTTCTTTCATCACCAACAACACCAACAATTTCCGGAACATTTCCCCGGAAAATCCCCCGAAAACAATGGTTTTCATCAAGGGATTTTACTCCCTAATTATAATACTCACAACAACGACGATTCTTCTTCAGGAATCGATACCAAGAAGAGAAAAACATTAATGGAGTCCGTATCTACGTCGGAGAACAGTGTCTCTGATCAAACTTTATCTACCTCTTCTGCTCAAGTTTCGACTAATGGAACCAAAAAT AGTTCTTTAAGGAGAGGGAAAATGTCAAAgaacagagaagaagagaaagagagagtataTGTTAGAGCCAAAAGGGGTCAAGCCACTGATAGCCACAGCTTAGCAGAGCGGGTAAAAATTGATTATCTAATCAAGTATATTTATGAATTCAATATGTTGTTAATGTTAAATTGTATGattaatgaaaaatatgaatACAAAGATTTTCATGTTGAATTTCAGGTTAGACGAGGGAAAATAAACGAGAGATTGAAATGCCTGAAAGATATAGTGCCCGGATGTTATAAG GCAATGGGAATGGCTACGATGCTGGACGAGATAATTAATTATGTCCAGTCGTTACAAAATCAAGTTGAG TTTTTATCTATGAAGCTTACGGCAGCAAGTTCGTATTATGACTTTAACTCGGAGGCTGATGCTGTTGATTCCATGCAG AAGGCAAAGGCACGTGAGGCAGTAGAAATGGGGCAAGGGAGGGATGGGAGCAGGGTCTTCCATTCATCATCATGGACCCTTTGA